In the genome of Quercus robur chromosome 3, dhQueRobu3.1, whole genome shotgun sequence, one region contains:
- the LOC126719884 gene encoding uncharacterized protein LOC126719884, producing the protein MGRSLFKKLLFDDSDEDEIMRRILKGSTKQRKRRRYIECDRLAGHKRLYLDYFSDTPVYPPNLFRRRFRMSRNLFLRIQHEVEAYESYFIQKRDNAQKWGLSSLQKITTALRMLAYGVTADFMDEYVQIGESTAMKKRSPIFFELEQGRAPAVNYSINGHEYTMGYYLADDIYSKWSTFVKTIPSPRGHKHKLFAKAQEANRKDVKRAFGVLQARFAIVRGPARFFHSETLQDIMKACVILHNMIVEDERDVNEAVELDYEQVNDNPTIQLSRENTNTFTEFIETH; encoded by the exons ATGGGTCGCTCTCTTTTCAAAAAGTTGCTTTTTGACGACTCAGACGAGGATGAGATAATGAGGCGAATTCTTAAGGGTTCAACTAAACAACGTAAACGTCGTCGGTATATCGAATGTGATCGTTTGGCAGGCCATAAAAGACTTTATCTCGACTACTTTTCTGACACACCAGTGTATCCTCCTAATTTATTTCGGAGGAGATTTCGGATGAGTCGGAATCTTTTTCTTCGTATTCAGCATGAGGTAGAGGCATATGAATcttactttatccaaaaaagagataatgCCCAAAAATGGGGTTTATCTTCTCTTCAAAAGATAACAACTGCACTTAGGATGCTTGCGTATGGAGTTACAGCTGATTTTATGGATGAGTATGTGCAAATTGGAGAATCCACTGCAATGAAAA AACGGTCTCCTATATTTTTTGAGCTCGAACAAGGACGTGCTCCTGCAGTTAATTACTCAATCAATGGTCATGAGTATACAATGGGATACTACCTTGCCGATGACATATATTCGAAGTGGTCAACATTCGTTAAAACAATTCCATCTCCACGAggacacaaacacaaattattTGCAAAAGCCCAAGAGGCGAATAGGAAAGATGTAAAGCGTGCATTTGGAGTGCTTCAAGCAAGATTTGCAATTGTGCGTGGACCTGCAAGATTTTTCCATAGTGAAACACTTCAAGACATCATGAAAGCGTGTGTAATTCTTCATAACATGATCGTTGAGGATGAACGAGATGTAAATGAAGCGGTGGAATTAGATTATGAGCAAGTTAATGACAATCCTACTATACAACTGTCACGAGAGAACACAAATACATTTACGGAGTTCATTGAAACCCATTAA